A region of Catenibacterium mitsuokai DNA encodes the following proteins:
- a CDS encoding helix-turn-helix domain-containing protein — translation MEYDIGSKIKAARIEKKLTQEQVAELLGVSRQTISNWENEKSYPDIISVIKMSECYDVSLDYLLKGEEKMKNYYDYLEESTNVVKSNTNRNKIVTILSYLLIWAYAMIVFWFFTSGSDAMGYSLMFLWFILPVTTFIVSVVIGKNNFWGKGKWAFTLFFGVMYMLAEYGTFKIANNIAVNKLNSPELGMIVAGSIISAIGMLVGSLWNKKRHNQKNK, via the coding sequence ATGGAATATGATATCGGAAGTAAAATCAAGGCAGCACGAATTGAAAAAAAGCTGACGCAAGAACAGGTTGCTGAATTGTTGGGTGTGAGTCGCCAGACAATCTCAAATTGGGAAAACGAAAAGTCCTATCCAGATATCATCAGCGTCATTAAAATGAGCGAATGCTACGATGTCTCTCTTGACTATCTATTGAAGGGAGAAGAAAAAATGAAAAACTATTATGATTATCTTGAAGAAAGTACGAATGTTGTGAAAAGCAATACCAACAGAAACAAGATTGTTACGATTCTCTCCTATCTCTTGATTTGGGCGTATGCAATGATAGTATTCTGGTTTTTTACAAGTGGAAGTGATGCTATGGGTTACAGCTTGATGTTCCTTTGGTTTATTCTTCCTGTAACTACATTTATTGTATCTGTTGTGATTGGTAAAAATAACTTTTGGGGAAAAGGAAAATGGGCATTCACTCTTTTCTTTGGCGTAATGTATATGCTTGCTGAATATGGTACATTCAAAATAGCAAACAACATTGCTGTTAATAAACTGAATTCCCCTGAGTTAGGAATGATTGTAGCTGGATCAATAATCTCTGCAATCGGTATGTTGGTAGGTTCACTTTGGAATAAGAAACGTCACAATCAAAAAAATAAGTAA
- a CDS encoding ATP-binding protein, whose product MIKRELYMKRIRPFIGSDLIKVMTGIRRCGKSVMLELIKQELVESGVNPTQFISINFEDLSYSHLQTAQSLHDEITCRAKEIGGKVYLFFDEIQEVKDWEKCINSFRVSLDCDIYITGSNAKLLSGELATYLGGRYVEFVIYPFSFGEFIELYRPIYPNNSIQQCFQKYLITGGMPYLANIQYADEPSKQYLHDLFNSVQLKDIVKRNKIRDVDLLERIIAYVIANVGTTFSANSLAKFLKSEQRTVAPETILNYIKYCCDAYLFYQVKRVDLQGKQILSTNEKYYIADHGIREAVFGGNMRDINFILENIVYLELLRRGYKVTVGKTGEKEIDFVCDKHGEKLYVQVTYLLASEDTIKREFGAYDNIRDNFPKYVVSLDEFDMSRNGIKHQNIRDFLLAEKWT is encoded by the coding sequence ATGATTAAACGTGAACTCTATATGAAACGTATTCGTCCATTCATTGGATCGGATCTCATTAAGGTAATGACTGGAATTCGTCGTTGTGGGAAATCCGTTATGTTAGAACTAATAAAACAGGAACTTGTAGAATCAGGTGTTAATCCAACACAGTTTATCTCCATCAACTTTGAAGACTTAAGCTATTCTCATTTACAGACAGCACAGTCTCTTCATGACGAAATTACTTGCCGTGCCAAGGAAATCGGTGGTAAAGTTTATCTTTTTTTCGATGAAATTCAAGAAGTGAAAGATTGGGAGAAGTGTATTAATTCTTTTCGTGTTTCATTGGACTGTGACATCTATATCACTGGATCAAACGCAAAACTATTATCTGGTGAACTTGCAACTTATTTAGGCGGGAGATATGTAGAGTTTGTCATCTATCCATTTTCTTTTGGAGAATTCATCGAATTATATCGTCCAATTTACCCTAATAATTCAATCCAACAATGTTTTCAAAAGTATCTCATTACTGGAGGTATGCCCTATCTTGCGAATATTCAATATGCAGATGAACCATCTAAACAATATCTTCACGACTTATTTAACTCTGTACAGCTTAAAGATATTGTGAAACGCAATAAAATACGTGATGTAGATTTACTAGAACGTATTATTGCATATGTGATTGCGAATGTAGGTACAACCTTCTCTGCAAATTCTCTTGCGAAGTTTCTCAAAAGTGAACAACGTACTGTTGCGCCAGAAACAATCCTAAACTATATCAAATATTGTTGCGATGCTTATCTGTTCTATCAAGTGAAACGAGTTGATCTACAAGGCAAACAGATACTTTCTACAAATGAAAAGTATTATATTGCAGATCATGGTATCCGTGAAGCTGTTTTTGGAGGCAATATGCGAGATATAAATTTCATTCTAGAAAATATTGTCTATCTTGAATTATTACGTCGAGGCTATAAAGTGACTGTTGGTAAAACAGGAGAAAAAGAAATTGATTTTGTATGTGATAAACATGGTGAAAAGTTGTATGTTCAGGTAACATATCTCTTAGCATCAGAAGATACAATTAAACGTGAATTTGGTGCATATGATAATATCCGAGACAATTTCCCTAAGTATGTAGTTTCTCTTGATGAATTTGATATGAGCCGAAATGGTATTAAACATCAAAATATTCGTGATTTCCTTTTAGCTGAGAAATGGACATAG
- the ltrA gene encoding group II intron reverse transcriptase/maturase, giving the protein MRLIDEILSDSNIDRAILQVKRNKGVSGIDKMTVDELDEYFYKYRREIRYSILNKKYKPQSVKRVYIPKPNGKKRPLGIPTVVDRVIQQAVAQILMKKLDSSFSEFSYGFRPRKSAQMAVLKTLEYINEGYDWVIDLDIEAYFDTVNHDKLISILREKHVNDSTTLHLIRKFMQAGIMEDGLVKPSRIGVPQGGPLSPILSNVYLDKFDKELEYRGLRFVRYADDCNIFVKSEMSANRVMKSVTSWLERKLFLKVSATKTKVVRPPESKFLGFTYLQRNGEWKCKPSNQSKMKIYDKCRRELIRRIGIARPLAVTFKRINQIVVGWINYYRIGVMKYFIDVFGQWLRHKIRVIILKQWKRPKTIYKNLYKMNRLFSCQFSDEQIFSVANSRRGLYSQACGHVINNIISPKFLGKRIGDRPGLINPLNYYLS; this is encoded by the coding sequence ATGAGATTAATTGATGAAATACTTAGTGATTCTAACATCGACAGGGCTATTCTACAGGTCAAGAGAAACAAAGGTGTATCTGGAATCGACAAGATGACAGTAGATGAACTTGATGAATATTTCTATAAGTATAGAAGAGAGATTAGATACTCTATACTTAATAAGAAGTATAAGCCCCAATCAGTCAAGAGAGTCTATATCCCAAAGCCTAATGGCAAGAAAAGACCATTAGGTATACCTACAGTAGTGGATAGAGTTATTCAACAGGCTGTTGCACAGATATTGATGAAGAAATTAGATTCTTCATTCAGTGAATTCAGTTATGGATTCAGACCAAGAAAAAGTGCACAGATGGCTGTATTAAAGACTCTAGAATACATCAATGAAGGTTATGACTGGGTTATAGACTTAGATATTGAAGCATACTTTGACACTGTAAATCATGATAAATTAATCTCAATACTTAGAGAAAAGCACGTGAATGACTCAACAACATTACATCTTATTCGCAAATTCATGCAGGCAGGGATTATGGAAGATGGTTTAGTAAAACCTTCGAGAATCGGTGTGCCTCAGGGAGGTCCACTCTCACCAATCCTTTCTAACGTTTATTTAGATAAGTTTGACAAGGAACTGGAATATAGAGGACTACGCTTTGTTAGATATGCAGATGACTGCAATATCTTCGTTAAGAGCGAGATGAGTGCAAATAGAGTAATGAAGTCAGTCACTTCATGGCTAGAGAGAAAACTATTTCTTAAAGTCAGCGCTACTAAAACCAAAGTGGTCAGACCACCCGAAAGCAAGTTTCTAGGATTCACCTACCTCCAAAGGAATGGTGAATGGAAATGCAAGCCTTCCAATCAGAGCAAGATGAAAATCTACGATAAATGTAGAAGAGAACTTATAAGAAGGATAGGAATTGCACGCCCTCTTGCAGTTACATTCAAGAGAATCAATCAGATTGTAGTGGGGTGGATTAACTATTATCGAATAGGCGTGATGAAATACTTCATTGACGTCTTTGGTCAATGGCTTCGCCATAAAATCAGAGTAATCATTTTGAAACAGTGGAAAAGACCTAAAACGATTTATAAAAACTTATACAAAATGAATAGGCTATTTTCTTGCCAATTTTCTGATGAACAAATCTTTTCGGTGGCAAACTCTAGACGCGGACTTTATAGCCAGGCCTGTGGTCATGTAATTAATAATATTATTAGTCCCAAATTCTTGGGTAAAAGAATAGGAGATAGACCTGGTCTGATCAATCCCCTTAATTACTATCTAAGTTAG
- a CDS encoding class I SAM-dependent rRNA methyltransferase, producing MKTKVLLKKGEGRTINAGGLWIYDNEIKEIHGHFKNGDIVDVYAHNEYPLGRGYINQNSKIRIRLMTRNIDQEIDSDFLRMRLQNAWDYRKKTVDTSSCRIVFGDADFLPGLVIDKFEDILVVQSLALGIDAFKEEIVELMKDILLQDGITIRGVYERSDAKERTKEGMERVKGFIGETFDPHIDIVENGVKYHIDVAEGQKTGFFLDQKYNRLAIQKLCKDAKVLDCFTYIGTFALNAGIAGAQSVLGVDASQFAVDLANENSKFNGLEDTVKFECHDVFDFLPELEAQGELFDMVILDPPAFTKSRASIKNAIKGYREINMRGMKLVKDGGYLATCSCSHFMDYDTFTKTIGQAAKLVHKRLRQVEFRTQAADHPILWNGDENSYYLKFYIFQVVDEK from the coding sequence ATGAAAACAAAAGTACTATTAAAAAAGGGTGAAGGCCGTACTATTAATGCAGGCGGTTTATGGATTTATGACAATGAAATAAAAGAGATACATGGACATTTCAAAAATGGTGATATTGTAGATGTATATGCCCATAATGAGTATCCATTAGGTAGAGGTTATATTAACCAGAATTCTAAGATTAGAATTCGTTTGATGACTAGAAATATTGATCAAGAGATTGATTCTGATTTCTTACGTATGAGATTACAGAATGCCTGGGATTATCGTAAGAAGACAGTAGATACATCTAGCTGTCGTATTGTGTTTGGAGATGCTGATTTCTTACCAGGTTTAGTAATTGATAAGTTTGAGGATATATTAGTTGTACAGTCTCTCGCATTAGGTATTGATGCCTTTAAGGAAGAGATTGTAGAACTTATGAAGGATATTCTACTACAGGATGGCATTACTATTAGAGGTGTATATGAACGTAGTGATGCCAAGGAACGTACTAAGGAAGGTATGGAAAGAGTCAAAGGGTTTATTGGTGAAACTTTTGATCCTCATATTGATATTGTAGAAAATGGTGTTAAGTATCATATAGATGTTGCAGAAGGACAGAAGACTGGTTTCTTCCTTGATCAGAAATATAATAGACTTGCAATACAGAAGTTATGTAAAGATGCAAAAGTATTAGACTGTTTTACTTATATTGGTACTTTTGCATTGAATGCTGGTATTGCAGGGGCTCAAAGTGTTTTAGGTGTGGATGCATCTCAGTTTGCGGTAGATCTTGCGAATGAGAATTCTAAGTTTAATGGTTTAGAAGATACTGTTAAGTTTGAATGTCATGATGTATTTGATTTCTTACCAGAATTAGAGGCTCAGGGAGAGTTATTTGATATGGTTATATTAGATCCCCCTGCTTTCACAAAGTCTCGTGCATCTATTAAGAATGCGATTAAAGGCTATCGTGAAATTAATATGAGAGGTATGAAATTAGTAAAAGATGGTGGATATCTAGCTACATGTTCATGTTCTCATTTTATGGACTATGATACATTTACTAAAACTATTGGACAGGCTGCAAAGCTTGTACATAAGAGATTAAGACAGGTAGAATTTAGAACACAGGCAGCAGATCATCCTATTTTGTGGAATGGTGATGAGAATAGCTATTACTTGAAATTCTATATCTTCCAGGTGGTTGATGAAAAGTAA
- a CDS encoding HAD family hydrolase yields the protein MIKIAFFDIDGTLSNMETRSVSDITIETLQRLQANNIKVCIATGRHPLSVPTFEGVTFDAILSFNGSYCFDKEGHVLYSHPIPHEDVLRIIENASSINRFVSLASKKDSKANGTDKDLDDYYAFSKQKVNVEEDFDTFVNEDIYQIMCGGYENEYDALMKDVEGAQITAWWNRAVDIIPVGGGKGNGIHKVLEYYHFTPEEAIAFGDGTNDIEMLEAVGTGVAMGNATDNVKAIADDICLSVAEDGVYHYCLDHKLI from the coding sequence ATGATTAAGATTGCATTTTTTGATATTGATGGAACTTTAAGCAATATGGAAACACGCAGTGTTTCTGATATTACTATAGAAACATTACAGAGATTACAGGCTAATAATATAAAGGTATGTATTGCGACAGGAAGACATCCTTTAAGTGTACCTACTTTTGAAGGAGTAACTTTTGATGCCATACTTTCTTTTAATGGGTCTTATTGTTTTGATAAGGAAGGACATGTTTTGTATAGTCATCCTATCCCACATGAGGATGTATTAAGAATTATAGAGAATGCTTCTTCTATTAATAGATTTGTTTCACTTGCAAGTAAAAAAGACAGTAAAGCCAATGGAACAGATAAAGACTTAGATGATTATTATGCATTTTCTAAACAGAAAGTGAATGTAGAAGAAGATTTTGATACTTTTGTGAATGAAGATATTTATCAGATCATGTGTGGTGGATATGAGAATGAATATGATGCATTAATGAAGGATGTAGAAGGTGCACAAATTACAGCATGGTGGAATAGGGCAGTAGATATTATTCCAGTAGGTGGTGGAAAGGGTAATGGTATACATAAGGTATTAGAGTATTATCATTTTACACCGGAGGAAGCTATCGCTTTTGGAGATGGTACGAATGATATTGAAATGTTGGAAGCAGTGGGTACAGGAGTCGCAATGGGTAATGCGACTGATAATGTGAAGGCTATTGCGGATGATATCTGTTTGTCTGTAGCAGAAGATGGTGTATATCACTACTGTTTAGATCATAAGCTTATTTAA
- a CDS encoding L-lactate dehydrogenase, protein MSFKDSKVVIVGLGNVGATTAYSIINQGLCEEIVLIDINKEKAYGEALDMQQSVYFMNRNIKVKSGDYSDCKDADVVIITASAPMPKDSHDRLQMLAPSIKIIKSIVGSTMASGFNGIFIVVSNPVDIMSYITWKESGLPKNQVIGSGTTLDSARLSCRLADMYHLDAKSVSAYVCGEHGDSEMVTWSSATIGGKSVEDVLKDNAERTKDATKETLRHAVIEDGWQIFNRKGNTCYGIAAATTAILKSILFNENRIYPVSVHLDGQYGMNDIFLSVPTIIDKTGAKEIVEINMKEDEQKALEESYKVLKDFCQQLD, encoded by the coding sequence ATGAGTTTTAAGGATTCTAAAGTAGTTATTGTTGGGTTAGGTAATGTAGGTGCTACAACTGCCTACTCAATTATTAACCAGGGACTTTGTGAAGAGATTGTATTAATAGATATTAATAAAGAAAAAGCATATGGTGAAGCATTAGATATGCAGCAGTCAGTTTACTTCATGAATAGAAATATTAAAGTAAAATCAGGGGATTATTCTGATTGTAAGGATGCAGATGTAGTGATTATTACAGCATCAGCACCAATGCCTAAAGATTCTCATGACCGTTTACAGATGTTAGCACCAAGTATTAAGATTATTAAGTCTATTGTGGGTTCTACAATGGCGTCTGGCTTTAATGGTATCTTTATTGTCGTATCTAACCCAGTAGATATTATGAGTTATATTACTTGGAAGGAATCAGGTTTACCAAAGAACCAGGTTATTGGTAGTGGTACAACTCTTGATAGTGCAAGATTATCTTGTCGTTTAGCTGATATGTATCATTTAGATGCAAAGAGTGTATCAGCATATGTATGTGGTGAACATGGTGATTCAGAAATGGTGACATGGTCTAGTGCCACTATTGGTGGTAAGAGTGTAGAAGATGTATTAAAAGATAATGCGGAACGTACTAAGGATGCCACTAAGGAAACATTAAGACATGCTGTTATTGAAGATGGATGGCAGATCTTTAACCGTAAAGGTAATACATGTTATGGTATTGCGGCAGCAACTACCGCAATTTTGAAATCTATTCTCTTTAATGAAAATAGAATTTATCCAGTATCTGTTCATTTAGATGGTCAGTATGGTATGAATGATATCTTCTTAAGTGTTCCTACTATTATTGATAAGACAGGAGCTAAAGAAATAGTAGAAATAAATATGAAAGAAGATGAGCAGAAAGCACTCGAGGAATCATATAAAGTTCTGAAAGATTTCTGTCAACAGTTAGACTAA
- a CDS encoding transposase — MIQYHIIRYSKFIFLVLKGNVEEILKQILQKIYYHIKALVVMPDHVHVFVDVPQTAAPCDVVRTFKDISAIELFKAFPQLI, encoded by the coding sequence CTGATACAGTATCACATTATCAGGTATTCTAAATTCATATTTCTGGTATTAAAAGGTAATGTAGAGGAAATATTGAAACAGATATTACAGAAAATCTATTACCACATTAAGGCTCTTGTTGTGATGCCTGACCATGTACATGTCTTTGTAGATGTACCACAAACTGCTGCTCCCTGTGATGTTGTAAGGACTTTTAAAGATATAAGTGCTATTGAACTATTCAAGGCATTTCCACAATTAATATAA